From Aristaeella lactis, the proteins below share one genomic window:
- a CDS encoding TlpA family protein disulfide reductase yields the protein MKRMTILALSLVLVLALVTGALAEPATVEDMLGQEMEDFSIETLSGENYTLYEALETHDLMVINFWASWCGPCQYEFPFLEEAWEKYSDRIGVVALSIEENDTGALLENFAKEFGLKFTVMNDGDMLGEKFGVYGVPTTLIVNKDKKIVAVEVGAKNSTEEFTELFDKLLSETGKTETTDAENSAAEGNVTEESAPEADATEDGAEVGIESEAGDA from the coding sequence ATGAAGAGAATGACGATTTTAGCCCTCAGCCTGGTGCTGGTATTGGCACTGGTGACCGGAGCACTGGCAGAGCCGGCGACCGTCGAAGATATGCTTGGACAGGAAATGGAAGACTTTTCCATTGAGACCCTGAGCGGGGAAAACTACACCCTGTACGAAGCCCTTGAAACCCATGACCTGATGGTGATCAATTTCTGGGCCAGCTGGTGCGGACCGTGCCAGTACGAATTCCCCTTCCTGGAAGAAGCCTGGGAAAAGTACTCCGACCGGATCGGCGTGGTTGCCCTCAGCATAGAAGAGAATGATACCGGCGCACTGCTGGAAAACTTCGCGAAGGAATTCGGCCTGAAGTTTACCGTTATGAATGACGGAGACATGCTTGGTGAAAAGTTTGGTGTCTACGGGGTTCCCACCACCCTGATCGTGAACAAGGACAAGAAGATCGTGGCTGTGGAAGTCGGAGCCAAAAATTCCACGGAAGAATTTACGGAACTGTTTGACAAACTGCTCAGTGAAACCGGCAAAACAGAGACTACCGACGCTGAAAACAGCGCGGCTGAGGGAAATGTGACTGAAGAAAGCGCGCCTGAAGCTGATGCAACGGAAGACGGTGCCGAAGTGGGCATCGAATCCGAGGCCGGTGACGCCTGA
- a CDS encoding NADase-type glycan-binding domain-containing protein has protein sequence MFRKRISVLSLVLAVVLAASVFGGAMADGGANDGIYGTTQGAASFTIRAYEAGAFVKLGSYEGTANVLQNRATNQVSLHGFYSIVVTGDQYKKTYDWAPSAAGFQKIMGERRTEARDYLFINLPGAGSYSVTVTPHGASEINKYRPNESFREWTADAEWVLENAEKCDCWPVSTPTAAPAAYNVPAYNPPPTAGIGTSASNSGTAYNVPTYTTPPSSGIGGSATNTGETILIYCYEANGTPLASFTQVIYSSQPIYPPALDGYSAPANAYVEFKAGAQESVTFYYTRSGSQYTTPVPAPVNPQPGLTQVYANWTTQQFVEGRTKNSANTPNWVKRMCDGNMDTAFHYTIWSSEMQDEYPELTAVFNEPATIKSIGIVNGNTESYNSYYERARIRSIRVVIHTAYGTYENKISVPDEYLREYQVFQLGDGYGTVTSVDLYFDRFYIGEGSTKYEMNISEIQFY, from the coding sequence ATGTTTAGGAAAAGGATTAGTGTTTTATCGCTGGTGCTTGCTGTGGTGCTGGCCGCAAGTGTATTTGGCGGCGCTATGGCGGACGGAGGAGCGAATGACGGGATCTACGGAACCACGCAGGGAGCGGCGTCGTTTACCATCCGGGCGTACGAGGCAGGCGCGTTTGTGAAGCTCGGTTCCTATGAAGGTACGGCAAACGTGCTGCAGAACAGGGCCACGAATCAGGTGAGCCTCCACGGGTTCTACTCCATTGTTGTTACCGGGGATCAGTACAAGAAGACATATGACTGGGCACCTTCCGCGGCGGGATTCCAGAAGATCATGGGAGAGCGGCGGACAGAGGCCCGGGACTACCTGTTTATCAACCTGCCGGGAGCGGGATCCTATTCTGTGACCGTTACGCCCCACGGCGCGTCGGAAATAAACAAATACAGGCCGAATGAATCCTTCCGGGAGTGGACGGCTGACGCGGAATGGGTGCTGGAAAACGCGGAGAAATGCGACTGCTGGCCGGTGAGCACACCTACGGCAGCTCCGGCAGCATACAACGTGCCCGCGTACAACCCGCCGCCTACGGCCGGGATCGGGACGAGCGCGTCCAACAGCGGTACAGCATACAATGTGCCCACCTATACAACGCCGCCTTCTTCCGGAATCGGCGGCAGCGCGACAAACACCGGCGAGACGATCCTGATCTATTGCTACGAAGCGAACGGGACGCCGCTGGCATCCTTTACACAGGTCATCTACAGCAGTCAGCCGATCTATCCGCCGGCACTGGATGGATATTCCGCGCCTGCAAACGCGTATGTGGAGTTCAAAGCAGGAGCCCAGGAGAGCGTAACCTTCTATTACACCCGGTCCGGAAGCCAGTACACAACTCCGGTGCCGGCTCCCGTCAATCCCCAGCCGGGACTGACGCAGGTGTACGCGAACTGGACCACCCAGCAGTTTGTGGAGGGACGGACCAAGAACAGCGCCAACACGCCCAACTGGGTTAAGAGAATGTGCGACGGGAACATGGACACGGCGTTCCACTACACCATCTGGAGTTCCGAGATGCAGGACGAGTATCCGGAACTGACCGCGGTCTTCAATGAACCCGCAACGATCAAATCCATCGGGATCGTGAACGGAAACACGGAGTCTTACAACTCCTATTATGAGCGTGCCAGGATCAGAAGCATCCGGGTGGTAATCCACACCGCTTACGGCACCTATGAGAATAAGATCTCTGTTCCGGACGAATACCTGCGCGAATACCAGGTGTTCCAGCTGGGAGACGGATACGGAACAGTAACGTCTGTAGACCTTTATTTTGACCGTTTCTACATCGGTGAAGGCAGCACAAAATACGAGATGAACATCTCCGAAATCCAGTTCTATTGA
- a CDS encoding alpha/beta hydrolase codes for MIIAIIVIAAVLVIIAAAGYLLSNFVLCGKRQTLEEARAWQENHYDFSFYDKLEKTDYTVTSYDGYVLNVEFLKNPNGGNKYMLITHGLTDNRFGMMKYAQIFLELGYNIIVYDVRGHGLNERALCTYSIRERKDLMAMIRDSRGRYPDMEELGLHGESLGAATTIAVLEEKPPVDFAIADCGFAEILPVVKGLVKNMHMPAFLGDVASVWAKIRTGWWLQDMRPIDSLEENEIPILFIHGETDMLIPPEHSERMKEATKGYAEVEVFPGAGHASCVFADGERYEKNVKDFILQVESGRHSSTEN; via the coding sequence ATGATCATTGCTATCATTGTGATCGCGGCGGTTCTGGTCATTATCGCGGCAGCCGGATACCTGCTGTCGAATTTTGTGCTGTGCGGAAAGCGGCAGACTCTGGAAGAAGCCAGGGCATGGCAGGAGAATCACTACGACTTCTCATTTTATGATAAACTGGAGAAAACGGATTATACCGTTACGAGTTATGACGGATACGTGCTTAACGTTGAGTTCCTAAAGAACCCGAATGGCGGAAACAAATATATGCTGATCACCCACGGGTTGACGGATAACCGGTTTGGCATGATGAAATATGCCCAGATATTCCTGGAGCTGGGATACAACATCATTGTGTATGACGTGCGGGGCCACGGGCTGAATGAGCGGGCCCTGTGCACCTATTCCATCCGGGAACGGAAGGATTTGATGGCCATGATCCGGGACAGCCGGGGACGGTATCCGGACATGGAAGAACTGGGCCTGCACGGGGAATCGCTGGGCGCGGCAACCACCATTGCCGTGCTGGAGGAGAAGCCTCCGGTGGACTTTGCCATCGCGGACTGTGGATTCGCGGAAATCCTGCCGGTGGTGAAGGGCCTGGTGAAGAACATGCATATGCCGGCATTCCTGGGTGATGTGGCCTCCGTATGGGCGAAGATCCGGACCGGATGGTGGCTGCAGGATATGCGGCCCATTGACAGCCTGGAAGAAAATGAGATCCCCATCCTTTTTATTCATGGAGAGACTGATATGCTGATCCCTCCGGAACACAGCGAAAGGATGAAGGAAGCCACGAAGGGATACGCGGAAGTGGAAGTATTCCCCGGAGCAGGACACGCAAGCTGCGTGTTTGCGGATGGGGAAAGGTATGAGAAGAATGTCAAAGATTTCATTCTTCAGGTGGAAAGCGGAAGACATTCTTCTACTGAAAACTGA